A genomic stretch from Pseudomonas mendocina includes:
- a CDS encoding response regulator transcription factor, which yields MPINVQLADDHPLTLIGIQTLLDSHPDIQIAAKAFSVDELLSNLQAFPCEVLLTDLMMPGSEQVDGIRLIRRLRTQYPQMGIVVITMLDNPALLNSVLKLGIQGLVSKRGLMNDLPKAVNASNRSPFISPSLKSLLDTSKAVHGKPLMEPEQLTPREIEVLRLYGSGMSVNNIAQYLCRSKQTISTQKSSAMRKLGLDTSASLFLYIQEHGLA from the coding sequence ATGCCAATCAATGTGCAGCTTGCCGATGACCATCCTCTTACCCTGATCGGGATTCAGACTCTGCTGGATAGCCACCCGGATATTCAGATTGCCGCCAAGGCATTCAGCGTGGATGAGCTGCTGAGCAATTTGCAGGCGTTTCCCTGTGAGGTGTTGCTGACTGACCTGATGATGCCGGGCAGTGAGCAGGTGGACGGTATCCGCCTGATCCGCCGTTTGCGCACGCAGTACCCGCAGATGGGGATTGTGGTGATCACCATGTTGGATAACCCGGCGCTGTTAAACAGCGTGCTTAAGCTGGGGATTCAAGGGCTGGTGAGTAAGCGCGGGCTGATGAATGACTTGCCTAAGGCGGTGAATGCCAGCAACCGGTCACCCTTTATATCGCCTTCGCTGAAGAGCCTGCTGGATACCAGCAAGGCGGTGCACGGCAAGCCGCTGATGGAGCCGGAGCAGTTGACGCCCCGCGAGATTGAGGTGCTGCGCCTGTACGGCAGCGGCATGAGTGTGAACAACATTGCCCAGTACCTGTGCCGCAGTAAGCAGACCATCAGCACACAAAAGAGCAGTGCCATGCGCAAGCTCGGACTGGACACCTCGGCCAGTCTGTTTCTCTACATTCAGGAACACGGCCTCGCCTGA
- a CDS encoding transporter substrate-binding domain-containing protein, which yields MLCTLPTLTRRGLLCCALLFATLAALLTPANSQADTDAASMLPVPAPSLNRLLSMRSSLPSQTLRVARIQPSGREQERAENQVLNSISDEYLKQISRYLDLNIEFVDVASPQAGVDALIAHHVDVLTRATGFEKQNPGLMLTLPYLPTKPIVIGRSADQSQPLDLSDVQILTLDEYLPAASVQAAYPKAKVSLVSDTPMAFELLASDKADAFIADQFRANLYLHERTDLQLQNKFVAQLPPTGFSFAVRNNEPVLLALINYVLRSIPEAEKNRIQEQARDGRFPYFYTDAYILTPAEQQWLKQHQQITVLADDTPAYMYRSRAGYHWAGLSVKLLESLESIYGLKVNFMASQSAENDLIHLRNGSADLASRSLGIHDKDALFTLPYGTRNWTFLIRDGDSSPSSLEAMEGRKLALSRDHPLYQQLRQRYPNIRLIGTENFRHSMSLILNRQVDATLVSTASTDHQPEPGLQYGLSIKATPTPHRFVVAPGSRELMSIINKLLDAMSRNPQSEIQVIAETPGNALWKWLADKAWQVGLAVALVFGLSMLWNWRLQIQVRKRISAQNLLQDKLAFQFSLFNGMPTPLYVCDLKGRLNACNRAYEEFFSTTQECAEGALPSEQQSIPHDFALTLENEHQQLLLDHQPRFLDTCLSINGEEHYLYLWLVPFYNARGKLQGSLGGWLDITARKQLEIELREAKQVAQDANAAKSEFLASMSHELRTPLNALVGLLELETSDRKNTSRNLRIAQQSATAMIDLIGNILDLDKIESGQMQLAPQLTALEVLLSNSLGLFSAQAQEKQLALSLDFQADPQRCYWVDTLRLQQIIHNLLNNALRFTEHGSVQLQVRETTLAQGSSLLRFSVCDTGIGIPLELQPQIFEPYRQATAQTVHCYGGSGLGLTICKQLTALMGGRIWLQSAPGAGCSVHVEVTLDWQHGPEQLCEEPATDAATQRPLKVLVVDDVSTNGLVLSLQLAQLGHQAEHVSSGQQALLALQQGEYDVLISDCNMPDMDGYALTRAVREQEQQASLPARLIIGYTANAMSNEAEQCREAGMDDLMIKPVTLARLREALSGLSSADEEESLYSLDHLLGADHNSPQLRQRILTEVVSNLSTDWQALQALDLSRNPEAIREVSHRLSGLACMIDSHALAVACHALEQSHEQDAQAIRQAQTRLKEALHRLRAGAEEELASLA from the coding sequence ATGTTGTGCACCTTGCCTACCCTGACGCGCCGGGGGTTGCTGTGCTGTGCCTTGTTGTTTGCGACCCTGGCCGCTCTGCTCACCCCGGCCAACAGCCAAGCGGATACGGATGCGGCGTCCATGCTGCCGGTGCCAGCGCCGTCGTTAAACCGTTTGCTGAGTATGCGCAGCAGTTTGCCAAGCCAGACGTTGCGGGTGGCGCGCATCCAGCCTTCGGGACGGGAACAAGAGCGCGCAGAGAATCAGGTGCTTAACAGCATCTCGGACGAGTACCTGAAGCAGATCAGCCGGTACCTTGATCTGAATATTGAGTTCGTTGATGTGGCTTCCCCCCAGGCCGGGGTGGATGCGCTGATCGCCCATCACGTGGATGTACTGACCCGCGCCACGGGTTTCGAGAAACAGAACCCTGGCTTGATGCTGACCCTGCCGTATCTGCCGACTAAGCCGATTGTGATTGGCCGGAGCGCTGATCAGTCCCAGCCGCTGGATTTGAGTGATGTGCAAATTCTGACGTTGGACGAATACCTGCCAGCGGCCAGCGTGCAGGCGGCTTATCCCAAAGCTAAGGTGAGCCTAGTCAGCGACACGCCGATGGCGTTTGAATTACTGGCCAGTGACAAAGCCGATGCCTTTATCGCTGACCAGTTCCGCGCCAATTTGTACCTGCATGAGCGCACCGACCTGCAATTGCAGAACAAGTTTGTCGCTCAGCTGCCACCCACCGGGTTTTCCTTTGCCGTGCGCAATAACGAGCCGGTGCTGCTGGCGTTGATCAACTATGTGTTGCGCAGCATTCCTGAAGCCGAAAAGAACCGGATACAGGAGCAGGCCCGCGACGGCCGATTTCCGTATTTTTATACCGACGCTTACATCCTCACCCCAGCCGAACAGCAATGGCTAAAACAACACCAGCAGATCACTGTACTGGCGGACGATACCCCGGCTTATATGTACCGTTCCCGTGCCGGATATCACTGGGCCGGGCTCAGCGTAAAACTGCTGGAGTCCCTGGAGAGCATCTACGGGCTGAAGGTGAATTTCATGGCCAGCCAGTCGGCAGAGAATGACCTCATCCATCTGCGCAACGGAAGCGCCGATCTTGCCAGCCGCTCGCTGGGTATCCACGACAAAGACGCCCTCTTCACCCTGCCTTACGGCACCCGCAATTGGACCTTCCTGATCCGCGATGGCGACAGCTCCCCTAGCTCACTGGAGGCCATGGAGGGGCGCAAATTAGCGTTGTCCCGCGATCATCCGTTGTACCAGCAGCTGCGCCAGCGCTACCCGAACATCCGCCTCATCGGCACAGAAAACTTCCGCCACTCCATGAGCCTGATCCTGAACCGACAGGTCGATGCCACGCTGGTCAGCACGGCCTCTACTGATCATCAGCCCGAGCCGGGGCTGCAATATGGCCTGTCGATCAAAGCCACGCCAACGCCACACCGTTTTGTTGTCGCGCCTGGTTCACGGGAGTTGATGAGCATCATCAATAAGCTGCTGGATGCGATGTCGCGCAATCCCCAGAGTGAGATTCAGGTCATCGCAGAGACGCCCGGCAACGCACTGTGGAAATGGCTGGCTGACAAAGCCTGGCAGGTCGGGCTGGCGGTGGCGCTGGTGTTTGGTTTGTCGATGCTGTGGAACTGGCGCTTGCAGATTCAGGTGCGAAAACGGATCAGCGCGCAAAACCTCTTGCAAGACAAACTGGCCTTTCAGTTTTCGCTGTTCAACGGTATGCCGACGCCACTTTACGTGTGCGATCTCAAAGGCCGCCTCAACGCGTGTAACCGCGCTTACGAAGAGTTTTTTTCCACCACGCAGGAGTGCGCTGAGGGTGCCTTACCCAGCGAGCAGCAGAGTATTCCCCATGACTTTGCCTTAACCCTGGAAAACGAGCACCAACAGTTACTGCTCGACCATCAGCCGCGCTTTCTCGACACCTGCCTGAGCATCAACGGCGAAGAGCATTACCTGTACCTGTGGCTGGTGCCCTTCTACAACGCCCGTGGCAAGTTGCAAGGCTCGCTAGGGGGCTGGCTGGACATCACCGCACGTAAGCAACTGGAGATCGAGCTGCGCGAAGCCAAGCAAGTCGCTCAGGATGCCAACGCGGCGAAAAGTGAGTTTCTTGCATCCATGAGCCATGAGTTGCGCACACCGCTGAACGCGCTGGTGGGCTTGTTGGAACTGGAAACCAGCGACCGCAAAAACACATCGCGCAACCTACGTATCGCCCAGCAGTCCGCTACGGCGATGATCGACCTGATCGGCAACATTCTCGATCTGGATAAGATCGAAAGCGGGCAAATGCAGCTGGCGCCCCAGCTCACGGCACTTGAGGTGTTACTGAGCAACAGCCTAGGCCTGTTCTCGGCCCAGGCTCAGGAAAAACAGCTGGCACTCAGCCTGGATTTTCAAGCTGACCCTCAACGCTGCTATTGGGTGGACACCCTGCGCCTGCAACAGATCATCCATAACCTGTTGAACAATGCCCTGCGTTTTACTGAGCACGGCAGCGTGCAGCTGCAGGTGCGCGAAACCACCTTAGCGCAAGGCTCCAGCCTGCTCAGGTTCAGTGTCTGCGATACCGGCATTGGGATTCCGCTGGAGTTGCAGCCACAGATTTTCGAGCCCTACCGCCAAGCCACGGCGCAAACCGTGCACTGCTACGGCGGCTCCGGCCTGGGGCTGACCATTTGCAAGCAACTGACCGCCTTGATGGGCGGACGCATTTGGCTGCAAAGCGCACCCGGCGCAGGGTGCAGCGTGCATGTGGAGGTCACGCTTGACTGGCAACACGGCCCGGAACAGCTCTGCGAGGAGCCTGCCACCGATGCGGCCACACAACGTCCGCTGAAGGTATTGGTGGTGGATGATGTGTCCACCAACGGCCTGGTGCTGAGCCTGCAACTGGCTCAGCTTGGCCATCAGGCCGAGCATGTCAGCAGCGGCCAGCAGGCGCTACTGGCCTTGCAACAGGGCGAGTACGACGTGCTGATCAGCGACTGCAACATGCCTGATATGGATGGCTATGCCTTAACCCGTGCCGTACGCGAGCAGGAGCAGCAGGCGTCACTGCCCGCACGCCTGATCATCGGTTACACCGCCAATGCCATGAGCAATGAAGCCGAGCAGTGCCGCGAAGCCGGGATGGATGATCTGATGATCAAACCGGTAACCCTGGCCCGCCTGCGCGAAGCCCTTAGTGGCTTGAGCAGTGCTGATGAAGAAGAGTCCTTGTACAGCCTCGATCATCTTCTGGGTGCAGACCACAACAGCCCACAACTGCGTCAACGCATCCTCACGGAGGTGGTCAGCAATCTGAGTACTGACTGGCAGGCATTGCAGGCGCTGGATTTATCCCGCAACCCAGAGGCCATCCGCGAGGTGAGCCATCGCCTTTCCGGGCTAGCCTGCATGATCGACTCCCACGCGCTGGCGGTGGCTTGTCATGCCCTGGAGCAAAGCCATGAGCAAGACGCTCAGGCCATCCGCCAAGCCCAAACCCGTCTTAAGGAGGCCCTGCATCGCCTGCGCGCAGGGGCTGAAGAGGAACTGGCCAGCCTGGCCTAA
- the gbpA gene encoding N-acetylglucosamine-binding protein GbpA, with protein MSNSSRANALLKLPLVLAIGAAALASQQASAHGFVESPKSRTFMCHSEGGQLNTNCGSVAYEPQSVEYVGRPGGSHSHFPSDAQACTGDFTKCGPADGTIAAGGLSGFSALNEQTATRWTKNLVKPGPLNVSWLYRASHATRYWQFYITKKDWNPNQPLTRASFEAKPLLDEAWPALNAPVPSGQRTHHTVNIPADRSGYHVLLATWKVHDTDATFYQVIDLDIQNDNVAPSTWNNVGTVQPEALSIGDKVKTRVFTAKNEDQTKQVTLDISNAELAKADVWPYELSKRVNAANKGYLMGVVNAQDQVVPTYGKNDILVKKGSDITSVIIEKQQAAKPGELSISGLQPEYLIKNGQADIHFNAIAKGGEYTIKATVFNKNNEVVAYQQAQPGNTPHFSMTIKGQKPGDFDLTVVATGKNDEVLQQSQRFKLKEETNTGGGNGGSTGKYDHVFPEGLSSYTAGTVVLQPKDGQRYQCKPFPYSGYCVQWKQGANAFEPGVGHSWKMAWDRL; from the coding sequence ATGTCCAACTCCTCCCGCGCCAACGCCCTTCTGAAGCTGCCTTTGGTACTGGCCATTGGCGCAGCTGCTCTGGCCAGCCAGCAGGCATCTGCTCATGGCTTCGTCGAATCTCCAAAGTCCCGTACCTTCATGTGCCACTCGGAAGGTGGCCAGCTGAATACCAATTGCGGCTCAGTTGCCTATGAGCCACAAAGCGTGGAATACGTTGGCCGTCCTGGCGGCTCTCACTCTCACTTCCCAAGTGATGCACAGGCTTGCACCGGTGACTTCACCAAGTGCGGCCCGGCAGATGGCACCATCGCGGCAGGTGGCCTGTCGGGCTTCTCTGCACTCAACGAGCAGACCGCCACCCGCTGGACTAAAAACCTGGTCAAGCCAGGCCCGCTGAACGTCAGCTGGCTGTACCGTGCATCCCACGCCACTCGCTATTGGCAGTTCTACATCACCAAGAAAGACTGGAACCCTAACCAGCCGCTGACCCGCGCTTCGTTCGAAGCCAAGCCGCTGTTAGATGAAGCCTGGCCAGCCCTGAACGCGCCAGTTCCAAGCGGCCAGCGTACCCATCACACAGTCAACATTCCGGCTGATCGCAGCGGTTACCACGTGCTGCTGGCAACCTGGAAGGTTCACGACACCGACGCCACCTTCTACCAAGTTATTGACCTGGATATCCAAAACGACAACGTAGCCCCGTCCACCTGGAATAACGTGGGTACCGTGCAGCCGGAAGCACTGAGCATCGGCGATAAGGTTAAGACCCGTGTCTTCACCGCCAAAAATGAAGACCAAACCAAGCAGGTCACGTTGGACATCAGCAACGCTGAGCTGGCCAAGGCAGATGTATGGCCATACGAGCTGTCCAAACGCGTCAATGCGGCCAACAAGGGTTACTTGATGGGTGTGGTCAACGCTCAGGATCAAGTTGTACCCACCTATGGCAAGAACGACATTCTGGTTAAGAAAGGCAGCGATATCACCAGCGTGATTATCGAAAAACAACAAGCTGCCAAGCCGGGTGAGCTGAGCATCAGCGGCCTGCAGCCTGAATACCTGATTAAGAACGGCCAAGCTGATATTCACTTCAACGCCATTGCCAAAGGCGGCGAATACACCATCAAAGCCACCGTATTTAACAAAAACAATGAAGTGGTGGCTTACCAGCAGGCTCAGCCTGGCAACACACCGCACTTCTCCATGACTATCAAAGGTCAGAAGCCCGGCGACTTCGACCTAACCGTCGTGGCCACCGGCAAAAACGATGAAGTGTTGCAGCAGAGCCAGCGCTTCAAGCTGAAAGAAGAAACCAACACCGGAGGCGGTAATGGCGGCAGCACCGGCAAGTACGACCACGTATTCCCGGAAGGCCTGAGCAGCTACACCGCCGGCACCGTGGTCCTGCAACCCAAAGATGGCCAGCGCTATCAGTGCAAACCATTCCCGTACAGCGGCTACTGCGTGCAGTGGAAACAAGGCGCTAACGCCTTTGAACCCGGTGTAGGCCACTCCTGGAAGATGGCTTGGGATCGCCTGTAG